One genomic region from Bacteroidota bacterium encodes:
- a CDS encoding ribosome maturation factor RimP, translated as MPHNPPVQPHVAAAQAENADLRSRLRALADEIAEDAGFYVVEVQVRGQKGSRIIEVFVDGDAGIGTDDLARVSRSLAFLLDTEDLVRGKYHLNVSSPGADSPLRLLRQYPQHYGRTLAVRYAVDGEEANALGALVGVGPQSITIEAGDGSSTEIPFADVTDARVQLPW; from the coding sequence ATGCCTCACAACCCACCGGTCCAACCCCACGTTGCCGCCGCGCAGGCCGAGAACGCCGATCTGCGCTCGCGCCTGCGCGCCCTCGCCGACGAGATCGCCGAGGACGCGGGGTTCTACGTGGTTGAGGTCCAGGTGCGCGGCCAGAAAGGCTCGCGCATCATCGAAGTGTTCGTCGACGGCGACGCCGGGATCGGCACCGACGACCTCGCGCGCGTCTCACGGAGCCTTGCGTTCCTGCTCGACACCGAGGACCTGGTCCGCGGCAAGTACCACCTCAACGTCTCCTCGCCCGGTGCCGACAGCCCCCTCCGCCTGCTGCGCCAGTACCCGCAGCACTATGGTCGCACGCTCGCCGTCCGCTACGCGGTTGATGGGGAAGAGGCTAATGCTCTCGGTGCCCTCGTCGGCGTCGGGCCGCAGTCCATCACCATCGAAGCAGGAGATGGCAGCAGCACAGAAATCCCATTTGCCGACGTGACCGACGCCCGCGTACAACTTCCCTGGTAG
- a CDS encoding DsbA family oxidoreductase: MTIDVFADIACPWCYLGERRLFATLAERPDLDATVRWRPFQLQLQLPPSGLPWRPFAEQKFGSWAQAQAGFRHLERAAEDDGVTFDFEGIATAANTADAHRLILFARQHNREWAMALSLFEGYFAEGRDLNDADTLRALAERADLDGEEAAAYLASKAGRDAVAESQRAAQQAGITGVPFTVFDGRLALSGAQPAEVFARALNEARQPATSSRSNA, encoded by the coding sequence ATGACGATCGACGTATTTGCCGACATCGCGTGCCCATGGTGCTACCTCGGGGAGCGACGCCTCTTCGCCACCCTCGCCGAGCGCCCCGACCTCGACGCGACCGTCCGGTGGCGGCCGTTTCAGCTTCAGCTGCAGCTCCCGCCGAGCGGGCTGCCGTGGAGGCCCTTCGCCGAGCAAAAGTTCGGGTCGTGGGCGCAGGCGCAGGCCGGTTTCCGTCACCTGGAGCGGGCCGCCGAGGACGACGGGGTCACGTTCGACTTCGAGGGCATCGCGACGGCCGCGAACACGGCCGACGCACACCGGCTCATTCTTTTCGCCCGCCAGCACAACCGGGAGTGGGCGATGGCGTTGTCGCTGTTCGAGGGCTACTTCGCCGAGGGCCGGGACCTGAACGACGCGGACACGTTGCGCGCGCTCGCCGAGCGGGCAGACCTCGACGGCGAGGAGGCCGCTGCCTACCTCGCGTCGAAGGCCGGGCGCGATGCTGTCGCCGAGAGCCAGCGCGCCGCGCAGCAGGCCGGTATCACGGGCGTCCCCTTCACCGTCTTCGACGGCCGCCTCGCCCTCTCGGGCGCGCAGCCTGCCGAAGTCTTCGCCCGGGCGCTCAACGAGGCTCGTCAGCCTGCGACCTCCTCCCGCTCGAACGCGTAG
- the nadB gene encoding L-aspartate oxidase, with amino-acid sequence MTERYDFLVIGSGVAGLSFALRAAAHGTVAVVTKKESAESNTNYAQGGIAAVMDPADSVEDHVQDTLVAGAGLCDEDVVRLVVTEGPERVRELMRVGAAFDRAASGDLHLGREGGHSAHRIVHAADMTGREVERALLARVREHAGIDLLEYHFAVDLLTEHHLGQRVSEVWPDLHCFGAYVLNEETGEVRTLLAKATLLAAGGAGQAYLHTTNPAVATGDGVAMAYRAKARIANMEFIQFHPTSLFGSGEQFGGRSFLITEAVRGDGGILRNQAGERFMPAYDDRAELAPRDVVARAIDDQLKKRGEDFVWLDISHKPAADILGHFPNIAETLRERFGIDMTAEPIPVVPAAHYLCGGVVVDQRARTSIGGLFACGEVTCSGLHGANRLASNSLLEALVYAERALEPALAYAAEAAYADVPEWDESGTDEPNEWVLVAQNRREVRQVMSAYVGIVRSKLRLSRAWRRVGMLYEETEDFYERATVSSGLCEVRNLVAVAHLIVRSAMQRTESRGLHYMADHPARDASERHDTVLGYAFEREEVAG; translated from the coding sequence ATGACCGAACGCTACGACTTCCTCGTGATAGGCAGCGGCGTGGCCGGCCTGTCGTTCGCCCTCCGCGCCGCCGCGCACGGCACCGTCGCCGTCGTCACCAAGAAGGAGTCGGCGGAGTCGAACACGAACTACGCCCAGGGCGGGATCGCGGCCGTGATGGACCCGGCGGACTCGGTCGAGGACCACGTCCAAGACACGCTCGTGGCGGGGGCTGGGCTGTGCGACGAGGACGTCGTGCGCCTCGTCGTCACCGAGGGCCCGGAGCGGGTCCGTGAGCTGATGCGCGTGGGGGCGGCCTTCGACCGGGCGGCCAGCGGCGACCTCCACCTCGGGCGCGAGGGCGGGCACTCGGCCCACCGCATCGTCCACGCCGCCGACATGACCGGGCGCGAGGTCGAGCGCGCGCTCTTGGCCCGCGTCCGCGAGCACGCGGGCATCGACCTCCTGGAGTACCACTTCGCCGTCGACCTTCTCACCGAGCACCACCTCGGGCAGCGCGTCTCCGAGGTCTGGCCGGACCTCCACTGCTTCGGAGCCTATGTGCTCAACGAGGAGACCGGTGAGGTGCGGACGCTGCTCGCGAAGGCGACGCTGCTCGCCGCCGGCGGGGCCGGCCAGGCCTACCTCCACACGACGAACCCGGCGGTCGCCACCGGCGACGGCGTGGCGATGGCCTACCGGGCGAAAGCGCGGATCGCCAACATGGAGTTCATCCAGTTCCACCCGACGAGCCTCTTCGGCTCCGGCGAGCAGTTCGGAGGCCGGAGCTTTCTCATCACCGAGGCCGTGCGCGGCGACGGCGGCATCCTCCGCAACCAGGCCGGCGAGCGCTTCATGCCCGCCTACGACGACCGCGCCGAGCTCGCCCCGCGCGACGTCGTGGCCCGCGCCATCGACGACCAGCTCAAGAAGCGCGGCGAGGACTTCGTCTGGCTCGACATCTCGCACAAGCCGGCGGCCGACATCCTCGGCCACTTTCCCAACATCGCCGAGACCCTCCGCGAGCGGTTCGGGATCGACATGACCGCCGAGCCGATTCCCGTCGTCCCGGCGGCGCACTACCTCTGCGGCGGGGTCGTCGTGGACCAGCGGGCGCGGACCAGCATCGGCGGCCTCTTCGCCTGCGGCGAGGTGACGTGCTCGGGCCTCCACGGGGCCAACCGCCTCGCCTCGAACTCCCTCCTCGAAGCGCTCGTCTACGCCGAGCGCGCCCTCGAACCGGCCCTCGCCTACGCGGCCGAAGCGGCCTACGCCGACGTGCCGGAGTGGGACGAGAGCGGGACGGACGAGCCGAACGAGTGGGTGCTCGTCGCGCAGAACCGGCGCGAGGTGCGCCAGGTGATGAGCGCCTACGTCGGGATCGTCCGCTCGAAGCTGCGCCTCTCGCGAGCGTGGCGGCGCGTCGGGATGCTCTACGAGGAGACCGAGGATTTCTACGAGCGCGCGACCGTCTCAAGTGGGCTGTGCGAGGTCCGCAACCTCGTCGCCGTCGCCCACCTCATCGTCCGCTCGGCGATGCAGCGGACCGAGAGCCGGGGCCTGCACTACATGGCCGACCACCCCGCGCGCGATGCCTCCGAGCGCCACGACACGGTCCTCGGCTACGCGTTCGAGCGGGAGGAGGTCGCAGGCTGA